A single region of the Phycisphaerae bacterium RAS1 genome encodes:
- the coaD gene encoding Phosphopantetheine adenylyltransferase has product MPAREPHIIAVYPGSFDPLTLGHLNIIRRAARLFNELIVGVGVNPDKALLFSAEERLALIEPHIHELPNVRAEAYAGLTIDFAKHCAARVLVRGIRDLADLSGEIQQAAVNQLIGGVETVFLLTSDQHTLTSSTYIKQIFQLGGGDLSRVKRLVPPNVADKLAEKLARTQRSEVNGPR; this is encoded by the coding sequence ATGCCGGCACGCGAACCGCACATCATCGCCGTCTACCCCGGCTCGTTTGATCCGCTCACGCTCGGACACCTGAACATCATCCGCCGCGCTGCGCGGCTGTTCAACGAGCTGATCGTCGGCGTCGGCGTGAATCCCGACAAGGCGCTGCTGTTCAGCGCCGAGGAACGGCTGGCGCTGATCGAGCCGCACATTCATGAGCTGCCCAACGTCCGTGCCGAAGCCTACGCCGGTCTGACGATCGATTTCGCCAAGCACTGCGCCGCGCGCGTCCTGGTCCGCGGCATCCGCGACCTGGCGGACCTCAGCGGCGAAATCCAGCAGGCCGCGGTGAACCAGCTCATCGGCGGCGTCGAAACGGTCTTCCTGTTGACCAGCGATCAGCACACGCTGACCTCCAGCACCTATATCAAGCAGATTTTCCAGCTCGGCGGCGGCGATCTGTCGCGCGTGAAACGGCTCGTGCCGCCCAACGTCGCAGACAAGCTGGCCGAGAAACTCGCCCGCACGCAGCGGAGCGAGGTC
- the yxlF_5 gene encoding putative ABC transporter ATP-binding protein YxlF encodes MIIQTINLTKRYDNLVALKNLHLNIEEGECFGYIGPNGAGKTTTIRILATLLRPTWGEARVCGHVVGYESRKIRPLIGYVPDFFGAYEDMVVQEYLEFFAAAYNITGKKRAQIVGDVLELTDLSYKRDALVDSLSRGMKQRLSIARVLLHDPKVLLLDEPASGLDPRARIEIRELLKELHRMGKTIIISSHILPELADLCSSIGILEQGELVYQGSVTEALRRARVGTTVHVMTPDDQEKARQALADLKGVQSAVIRNGAVVITLDSDTTDFTFIAEAMLASRLRIHEIKQEEINLETAFMRLTKGIVQ; translated from the coding sequence ATGATTATTCAGACAATCAACCTGACGAAGCGCTACGACAACCTCGTGGCGCTCAAGAACCTGCATCTGAACATTGAGGAAGGAGAGTGCTTCGGGTACATCGGTCCGAACGGGGCGGGGAAGACGACGACGATTCGCATTCTGGCGACGCTGCTGCGGCCGACCTGGGGCGAGGCGCGCGTCTGCGGCCATGTCGTCGGCTACGAATCGCGAAAAATCCGCCCGCTGATCGGCTACGTGCCCGATTTCTTCGGCGCCTATGAAGACATGGTCGTGCAGGAATACCTGGAGTTCTTCGCCGCGGCGTACAACATCACCGGCAAGAAACGGGCGCAGATCGTCGGCGACGTGCTGGAACTGACCGACCTGAGCTACAAGCGCGACGCGCTGGTGGACAGCCTGTCGCGCGGCATGAAACAGCGGCTGAGCATCGCCCGCGTGCTGCTGCACGACCCGAAGGTGCTGCTGCTCGACGAGCCGGCCAGCGGCCTGGACCCACGGGCGCGGATCGAAATCCGCGAACTGCTCAAAGAGCTGCACCGCATGGGCAAGACCATCATCATCAGTTCGCACATCCTGCCCGAGCTGGCCGACCTGTGCAGCAGCATCGGCATTCTGGAGCAGGGCGAGCTGGTCTATCAGGGCTCCGTGACGGAGGCGCTGCGGCGGGCGCGGGTCGGGACGACCGTGCACGTGATGACGCCCGACGACCAGGAAAAAGCGCGGCAGGCGCTGGCGGACCTGAAGGGCGTGCAAAGCGCGGTGATCCGCAACGGCGCGGTCGTAATCACGCTCGACAGCGACACGACGGATTTCACATTCATCGCCGAGGCGATGCTGGCCAGCCGGCTGCGGATTCATGAAATCAAGCAGGAGGAGATCAACCTGGAAACGGCCTTCATGCGGCTGACGAAAGGCATCGTGCAGTAG